ACGCAAATCCGGCGTTTTGGCCTGCGACCGGGGGATCTGGTCATCGGGGTCGTTCGTCCACCCAGGGACACCGAGCGTCACTATGGGCTGCTGAAAGTCGAGAGCATCAACGGCCTGCCCCCGGAAGAGGCTCTGAAACGCCCACGCTTTGAAGACCTGGTGCCCATCTTTCCCGAAGAGCGCTTTGACCTGGAAACGGACCGCTGGACATTAGCCACCCGATTGATCAACCTGGTGGCCCCCATCGGGCGGGGTCAACGCGGGCTCATCGTCTCGCCCCCCAAAGCGGGCAAGACCACCATTTTGAAGCAAATCGCCAACGCCATCTCCACCAAGTATCCCGATGTGCATCTGATGATCGCCCTGATCGGCGAACGGCCCGAAGAAGTGACCGACATGGACCGCTCCGTGGACGCCGAGGTGATTTCTTCTACTTTCGACGAGCCGGTCACTTCGCATGTGCAGGTGGCCGAAATCGTGTTGGAGCGGGCCAAACGCCTGGTGGAAGTGGGCCGGGATGTGGTCATCATGCTGGATTCCATCACTCGCCTCTCCCGGGCCTACAACCTGGTAGTCACCCCCTCAGGGCGCACCCTCTCCGGCGGTATTGATCCCGCAGCGCTTTACCCGCCCAAACGCTTCTTCGGCGCGGCCCGCAACATCGAGGATGGCGGCTCGCTGACCATCATCGCCACCTGCCTGATCGATACCGGTTCCCGGATGGACGATGTGGTGTACGAAGAGTTCAAAGGCACGGGGAACATGGAGTTGCACCTCTCGCGCAAGTTGCAGGAACGCCGCATCTTCCCCGCCATTGACATCGAGCGCTCCGGCACCCGCCGCGAGGAACTCCTTCTGGGACCGGACATCACCCAGCGCGTGTGGCTGATGCGCCGGATGTATCAGCAAATGATCACCCCACCCCCCAACGGCGCGGGGATGGATATGGCCACGGCCACCGAGGCCATTCTCAATCGCCTGATAAAGACCCGCAACAACATGGAATTTCTGGAGACGCTCACGGAGGACCTATGAAACGCCACACCCTTTTTGGTTGGTTGATGGCCTGGGTGCTGCTGAGCGCGGCTTTCCTTCCCGTGATGGGGCCGAAACCTGTGGCTGCCTCAGGCCAATCGAGCTCCAATCAGGAACCCACGGTGGTCCTTCCGCCCCTGCCTTACCTGACCGACCTCCCGATCACCGGCATCCATCGCACCCTCACCTGGTACACCATCATTCCCCCACGCCCGCGCCTGGAAGTGGTGGAATATACCGTGCAGGAAGGCGATGCCCTGTTTGGCATCGCCAAGCGCTTCGGCATCAAGCCGGAGACCATCCTTTGGGCTAATCCCAAACTGGAAAACAACCCCGATATCCTCCGACCGGGGATGGTGCTGAAAATCCCCCCGGTGGACGGGGTGCTCTACAAATGGAAAGAGGGCGACACCTTCGAAAAGGTGGCCCAGGAGTTCGACGCCAAGCCTGAGGACATCATCAACTTCCTGGGCAATCGCATCGACCTCACCGACCCCCAGGTCAAGCCAGGGCAATGGGTCATGGTGCCCGGCGGGCACAAAGCCTTCCGCCAGTGGGTGATCCCGGTCATTCCGGACGGGAACGCCGGCGTGGCCCTGAGCCACCTGGGCCCGGCTTACTGTCCCGAGTGGTACAGCAAACAGGGCGGCACGGGCACCTTCATCTGGCCGGTTTCCATCCATCGCGTGGTGGGCAACCCCTACGCGCCCTGGCACCTGGCGCTGGATTTGGCCACCTGGGTGGGCGAACCCATCCGCGCGGCGGATTCGGGCGTGGTCGCCTACGCCGGCTGGTCCACGGTGGGCTATGGGTACATGGTGCTCATCGACCACCGCAACGGGTACCAGACCCTGTACGCTCACATGAGCCGCGTGTTCGCCCGCTGCGGTCAAGGGGTAGTGCAAGGGCAAACCATCGGCCTGGGCGGCAGCACGGGCAACTCCTCCGGCCCCCACCTGCACTTCGAGGTGCGCTACATGGGCGGCTTCATCAATCCGTGGAGCGTGTTGCCCCCACCCTGAGATGGTGGAGCGCTCTCAACGAAACAAAACGCGGCAAGGCTTCGAGGCCTTGCCGCGTTGTTCTTTCCGCCCCCGCTTCAGATCAGGGCGCGACCTTTTCGACATAGTTCACCACGCTTTCACACCCCTGTGGGAAGCGCTGGCTCACATGCGCCCAGTCCAGAGGCTCCTTAGCGCCCCAGGTGCGGAGCAGGGCCTCGTAGGTGCAATCAGGGCCGTTGTAGTTGGCCAGGGTGAAACGCCACAAGTCGGTGTACCCGCTGACATAGGACGGCGTCCGGCGGGTAATGTTACGCACCGTTTGGCCGATCTGGCGGCAATAGGCGCGCACCAGGTGGGCGAACAACAACACCGCCTCTTCACTGCGCTCCAGGTCAATGCCGTAGGGGCAATCGTAACAGGACAAATTCGCCTGCGCCCACACGGATTCGTACAGCAGACGCCGTTGATAGGGATTGAGATGGGCGTAACCGTAAACACAACGCCACTCGCCCAGCACTTCATCGCACAACGGTTGAGCGATGTCCGTCTCCCAAAGCAACAAAGTGTCCATCCCGTGGGGGGAAAGTTGCCCAAACCCCGCCTCCACCCGCTGGGGGAACTCGGCGGGCCAAAACTGGCTTTCCTGGGCGAACATGCGCTTGAGCAGCGTGGCCGGCACCCCCACCTCACGGGACGCCTGCCAGATGCTCTCATCGAAGCGATTCTGCCAGGCCAGCACCTCTTCCTGGGCCAGCGCAATACCGCAGGGGCTGGCCGTGCCATTGGGCAACAGGCCCCCGTCGGGGCACGACGAAGCATCGACGATGCCATGGGCGATCAGCCGCCCGCCCAGGTACAGGTAAGGCACATCGGTCGCCAGATCGGCGGGGTCAGGCGGCGTATCCAGCCATTCGGGCAAAGGCTCCGTTGGGGGCAGAAGGGCCCAGGCCTGGGCACACCAATCCACACCAGCGTCGCGCCAGCGGTCGCTCAGGATATCCACCAGCACCTCCCCATTCTCCTGGGGGATCAGGCGCACGGTGGCCACATTCTGCGAGGAGTCATCGCCCAACGACGAAACGGCCGAAAAGCGCACCGTGTAGCGGGTTTCACCGGCGGCCTGCTTTGGGGAAAGCAAAACGAAACACTCCGCTCCCTGACAATGGGTGGTGGATTGCCCGGAAACGGCCACAATGACTTCGGTGATCTCGGCATCGGGGAACGGCTCTACCCCCTCGAAGCGCAGCACCACCGGGTCCAGACAGCGAAAATGGGGGAAGTCCGAGGTGCAGTTCTCCAGATAAAGGTCCACCCAAGGGGGTGGGTAAGTGCGCGTGACCTGATGGGTGACCTCAGACTGCCCAACAAAGAATAGGTAATACCCCTCGCAAGTGGTCACATCACCCCCGCTGAGAGCCGCCTCACAAGGCAGCGTGTCCACCCAGGTGTCGTAGGCCTCCTGCCCGCAGAAACGCAACACATCCAACCCGGTAGGCCGGTCGGGGTGATTGATATAAAGCCGACAAAGGATTTTGTCGGGCTCGGACCAGGCTAGCAACCACCATTCGTACAGCGTCTCGGTGACGGTTTCGGTGCGCTGACGCGGACCAGGTTCTTTGGCCAGCGCCACCTGCCGGCCCCACCCCAACACGCTTATCAGGATCAGCAAGATAATCAGCCCTCCCTGAGCAGGCGTCAGGCAGAGGGAACGCTTGCGGCAGCACCGCCATCCCTGAAGGTTACTTGGTCGCCCCTCGCGACAAAGAAGCATCGCGACGCCCTCTTTCCTCGGCAAAGGATTTCAGGCTCCAGGCGATGAACACCAATCCCAGGGCCACCAAGGTTAACACCCGAAAGGCACTCTGATAACCCGAGACGCCGCCACCCAAACTGGCGGCCAACGCGCCCACCAGCGCGCCGGTCACCAGTTGCCCGATTTTGGTCATCAAGGAGATCACTCCCTGGGCAGCGGAACGCTCCGTAGCCGGGACCTCGTTCAGCATGATATACCGCAACGGCGCGCCAAGCAAAGCCGAAAGACCCAGGCCAAAGAGCACGCTGGCGGTCAAGAAGGTGGGCCACGAGAGCGAGGGCCCGCTGAGCACGGCCAACCCCACCGTGGTGAGCGAGGTACCCACGATCACCACCAGGCGCGAGCCTCGAGCATCAAGCAAACGCCCAAACAGCGGAGCGCCCACGGCCATCGCCGCCACGGCGGGCAACAGCGCGAAACTGGACTGGGAAGGCGTCAGCCCCAACGCGGCCACCAGCAATGAGGGGACGAAGACCATGGCCCCTTCAATCACCCCGGCGCCGAAGGCCAACCCATTGACCCGGCGCAACTGCCCGGTGCCGAAAAGGGCCGGGCGCACCAGCGGGTCGGCCGCGCGGGTCTCCACCCAGATCAGCAAACCCAGCAGAATCAGAGCCGCCACCAGCCAGCCGCCCGTGGCTGCCTGATACAGGCTTGCTGCCAGGTGCTCCACCTCCAGGTGATTGAGGCCGAGGGTGAGCGCCGCCAGAAAGCCGCTCAGCGCCAACAGCCCACCCCAATCCAAACCGTGAATCTCGGCCGCGCGGGTGGTGGGCAGTTCCCGCCACGCCCAGGGGATGAGCACCAAAGCGAAAGGCAACGGCCCCCAGAAGAGCATCTGCCAGCCAAAACGCAGCAACACGCCACCGAAAATCGGGCCGATGATGAAGGCAATGCCGAACACCGAGCCGATGAGTCCCAGCGCCCGCCCTCGCCGCTCGGGGGGGAAGGTGTCGCCGATGACCGCCGAAGCCACGGGGAAAATGCCCCCCGCGCCAAAGCCCTGCAATGCCCGCCCGACCACCACCACGGCCAGCGAAGGCGCCAGGGCCACCACCACCGACCCCACGGCAAACAACACCACATCGGCCACATACACCGAGCGCCGCCCCAAACGGTCGGCCAACTTGGCCATCAGGGGCGTGCCGATCAGGTTAAAGAGCAGATAGGCCGTAAAGACCCAGGAAACCTCCCGGTCACTGACGCCAAAGGCGTCCCGAATGGCCGGCAGGGCCGGGCCGACGATGGCGATATCCATGGCGGCCATGAGCACGCCGAAGAACAACAAAGCCAGTAAACGGTTGCGTTGACGCCCGTTCATAAGGGCACAAGACCTCCGTCAAGAATGCCGTGCAGTGAAGAAGCCGTCAAAGCCCCTTCGCCGCGCCTCCTTACTCCGGGAAAATGGCCGGACGGGCGGCAGGGGCAAAGGTGTCCACCATCTCCGCGTCCAGGGCGTTCTCACGGCAAAGGGCCGCGTACAAATCGGCGCTGGGGCGTTTGGTGCGCACCTGGGTTTCCGGGTCCAGGGCCCAGAGGCCAAAGCGCCGCGTCCAACCGTGATGCCATTCAAAGTTGTCCACCAGGGTCCAGTGAAAATAGCCCTTGATGGGCACATTGTTGTTGATGACCCGCCACATCTGGTGCACATGCTCGGCCAGATAACGGGGGCGCAGGGTATCGTGACTGTCCTCCACCCCGTTCTCGGTGACGATGATGGGCAGGCCGTAGCGGGCCACCCGGCGCAGCGTGTGCGCAAAGGCCAGCGGCTCGTGGGCGATGTCCCCGTGCTCGCTCAACGGGGCCTCCGGGCGGTAAAAGCGGCGGCTGAACAACGCCTGCGGCGCCCAGGTGAAGGCCACTTGCTCGGCCGTGTAGTAATTCACCCCGAGGAAGTCCTGCTTTCCCCGGAGTTCCGGGGCTTTGCGTCGTCCCCAGGGGGTCAACAACACCCCCTCGCCCAAGGCCCGCAAGAAGAAGGCGTTGAACAGCCGATCCTGCCAGCGGGCCAGCACCCCGTCAGGGGGGAACCAGGGGCGGGCGGCCTGCATGGGCCGCAAATGATGCACCAGGCCCACCCTCGCCTCCGGGTGCACGCGATGGATGACCTCGTAAGCTGCAGCGTGGGCGCGGGCCATGTGTTCCATCACCTGCAGCGCCTTCGGCACATCATCCTGACGCCCCGGCGGGAACTCGCCGGTCACATAGCCCAGCACGGCATACACATTGGGCTCGTTGATGGTACACCACAGGGGCACATACTCCTTGAGCGCCTCGACCACCTTTTCCACATAGCGGGCAAAGGCCGCCACCACTTCGGGCCGTTCCCAGCCCCCTTGCTCACTCAGCCACAAAGGGTCGGTGAAGTGATGCAGGGTGACCACGGGGGTCAGGTTGCGCTCCACCAGCCCCCGCACCATCTGGCGGTAATGGTCGAGGGCCTCCTCATCCCAGCGGTCAGGGGCCGGCTGGATGCGGCTCCACTCCACCGACAGGCGATGGGCGTTCTGCCCGGCCTCGGCGGCGCGGTCGAAATCCTCCCGCCAGCGACCGCCCCACCAGTTGCAGGCCAGGGCCGCGCTGTGCCCCTGGGCGATGTGCCCCTCCTGCTCCCAGGCCCACCAGTTGTTGTTCGTGTTCTGCCCCTCGACCTGGTGTGACGAAGTGGCCGTACCCCAGAGAAAACCGCGGGGGAACACAAACCGAGCCTTGATGGTCATTGCGGAACCTCCACCGAGGGCAGGCGTCTTCTTGGGGGCGTCACCCCACCCTCAATATTCGATAACGCTGATTTGGCGCAACTTGGGTAGGCGATGAAAGGCAAAAATTTCGCGCACCGTGCCCGTCAACCCCCGCACCACCAGACTGTGGGTGCGAGCGCCTTCAGCTTCGTACTTCACGCCCTGCAACAACGAGCCTCTGGTAATGCCCGTGGCGGCGAAGAACACATCGTCGGAGGCCACGAGGTCGTCCATGGTGAGCACCTTGTCGAAATCGTAGCCCATCTCCTCGCCGCGACGGCGCTCCTCCTCGTTGCGGGCGTAGAGTTTGCCCTGAATCTCCCCGCCCATGGCGCGCAACGCGCAGGCGGCCAGCACGCCTTCGGGCGTCCCGCCGATGCCCAGGAGCACATCCACGCCCACCTCGGGCATGGCAGTCATCAACGCGCCAGCCACATCGCCATCGGGGATCAGGCTGATGCGCGCGCCCAGGCGGCGCACCTCGGCGATGAGTTCGGTGTGGCGCGGGCGGTCGAGAATGACCACCATCAGGTCGCGCGCCTCTTTGCCTTTGGCCCTGGCGATATTGCGCAGGTTGACCTCCACCGGGGCCTCAATATCCACCACGCCCCTGGCCTCCGGGCCGACGGCGATTTTGTTCATGTACACGAAGGGGCCAGGGTCGAACATGGTGCCCCGCGGAGCCACGGCTACCGTAGCGATGGCATTGGGCAACCCCATAGCCGTGGGGCGGGTACCGTCGATGGGGTCCACGGCGATGTCCACCTCAGGCGGCTCGCCGGTGCCTACCCGTTCGCCGTTGTAGAGCATGGGGGCTTCATCCTTTTCGCCCTCGCCGATGACGATGACGGCGTCCATCTCAATGGTATTAAGCATCAGGCGCATGGCATCGACCGCCGCCTGATCGGCAGAAATCTTGTCGCCGCGGCCCACCCAGCGCCCGGCCGCCAGAGCGGCCGCCTCGGTCACCCGCGCCAGTTCCATGGCCAGGTTGCGGGTGGGCGAACGGCCTTGCAGGGTCTTGCTCATAGGGTACCTCCCAGGGAAGAACTCGCGCTACCCCTTCGGTAGAGACGCCCCCAGGGCACCCCTACCGAAGGGGCAGGCTTAAACCAACTGCCACAACACCAACAGGCCGTAGGCCAGCGGCGCGGCCCACAGCCAGGAATCGATCCGATCAAAAGCGCCTCCGTGGCCAGGAAACAGCCGTCCCGAATCCTTCTGCCCGGCCTGCCGCTTGAACATGCTTTCGGCCAGGTCGCCCAAGGGGGCCAAAACAGCGATGACCAGCCCCATCAGGGCGGCATGGGCGGCGCTCATCCCGGGGATGGGCCCGGCCAGGGCGTTCCAGGCCGCCGCCAGCACCACCGCACCCAGCACGCCGGTGACCACGCCGGCCAGATACCCTTCCCAGGTCTTCTTGGGGCTCAGGCGCGGCGCCAAAGGGTGGCGTCCCATCGTCCGGCCCACGAAATACGCCCCGGAATCGGCGATCCAAATTGTGGGCAGGGCCAGCAACAGCCACCACATACCCTGGGGCGCCTGGCGCAAGGTGACGAAATAGGCACCCAGGTAGCCGATGTAGACCCCTCCGCTCAGGGTAAGGGCAAAGTCTGTACCACTCTCCGTCGCGCCGCGCTCGTAATCCACCAGATGCCAGGCCACGGCGAGCAGGGTGAAAAAAGTCAGCAGGGCCGAGTCCAGGGTGGTGCCCCATTCCAGGCGTGCCAGGGGAAAGCCCACCGCAGCCAACACCAGCAAGGGCCGCGCCGGCCCGCGACCCAGGGCCGCGCTCAGGTTCGCATATTCCCACGCTGCCACACCCAGCAAAAAGGCGACCAGGGCCACAAAGGCCAGGCCGCCCAGATAAATCAATCCCAACCCCAGGGGGAGAAGAACCACCACCACCAATACGCGCTCACGGAGCATGCTCATCCTTTCCTGTCGCGGTGGGCTCCGTGCTCACCTCGACCGCTCACGAAGATGGGCCGTCGGAGGCCGTTCCGCCGTCGTCCAAGGGGGCTGTCTCATCCTCCGAGACGCGGCCAAAGCGGCGCTCGCGGCGGCTGTAGTCTTCCAAGGCCTTGCGCAACTCCTCTTTGTCAAAATCGGGCCAGTACACCGGCGTGAAGTACCACTCGGCGTAGGCCGACTGCCAGAGCAGAAAATTGCTGATGCGCACCTCGCCCGAGGTGCGGATGACCAGATCCGGGTCCGGACAGTCTGCCGTGTAGAGATAACGGCTGACCAGCGCCTCGTCCACTTCGTCCGGGCGCACGCCGTCGCAGATCATCTTGCGGATGGCCTGCACAATCTCATCCCGTCCGCCGTAGTTGAAGGCCACATTGAGCACCAGACGCCGGTTGTGCTTCGTGCGCTCCACCGCAGCGCGAATCTTCGCCTGCAGGTCGGGCCGCACGCCTTCCATTTTGCCCACATGGCGGATCTGCACGCCCTCGGCATCCAGTTCGTCCAACTGCTGATCGATGACCTCCTCCATGATGTTCATCAACCCGTCCACCTCTTCCTTGGGACGGGCCCAGTTTTCGGTGGAAAAGGCGAAAATGGTGAGATACTGGATGCCGAACTCCACGCAGGCACGAATGATGCGCCGGAGGTTGTCCACCCCAGCGCGATGACCAGCCAGTCGAGGCAACCCCCGCGCCCGCGCCCAGCGACCGTTGCCATCCATGATGATCGCCACATGGGTGGGGATTTTCAGTTCGGCGTCCGGCAGGCGTCCCTCAGGGTCGCTCATTCCTCTAAAATCTCCCGTTCCTTGATTTCACTCAACTGATTGGCCTCTTCGATGTACTTGTCCGTCAAATCCTGCACCTTCTGTTCCGCCCGTTTGCGCTCGTCCTCGGAAATCATCTTCTCGCCTTCCAATTCCCGCAGGTCCTTGATGGCGTCCCGGCGCACATTGCGGATGGCCACCCGCGCCTCCTCCACCCGGCGATGGACCACCTTGACCAACTCCCGCCGGCGCTCCTCGGTGAGCGGGGGCAGAATCAGCCGAATGCTGTGGCCGTCGTTGTTGGGGGTCAACCCCAAATCCGAGTTGCGGATGGCTTTCTCAATGGCCTTCAGGCTGGAAGGGTCAAACGGTTTGATGAGCAACTGGCGGGGCTCCGGCACGGTGATGGTGGCAATCTGCATCAAAGGTGTCGGTACGCCATAGTACTCCACCTCCAGGCGTTCCACCAGAGCCGGGTTTGCCCGTCCGGTGCGAATGCCGCGCAACTCATCTTCCAAAACCCGCACCGCGCCCTGCATGCGATGTTCCGCATCCTGCAACACTTCCTTGATCATCGCGCTCCTCCTTGCACATGGGACGAGGCAAGATGAAATGACGCTCCAATTTTATCACAGCCACGACGAGTGAAGGTGATGGTAGAATTATCCTGCCTGCACCAGAGCAGTGCACATTCCTGCGAGGGAGGACAGCCCGATGAACCCCAAAAAACTGACGGTGGTGGTGCCCATGGCCGGCTTGGGCACCCGTTTGCGCCCCCACACCTGGAGCAAACCCAAACCGCTGGTGCGGGTGGCGGGCAACACCGTGCTGGGGCATGTGCTGGATATGTTCCAGGCGCTCCCCGCGGAGCAACTGGAACTGGTGTTCATCGTGGGTTACCTGGGCGAGCAAGTGCCCGCCTATCTGCAAAAGCACTATCCTCATCTCAAGGCCCACTTCGTGGAGCAAACGGAGCGGTGGGGACAATCCCACGCCCTGTACCTGGCCCGCGACTTTTTAGAGGGCCCAGTGTTGATGATTTTCGTGGACACCATTATGGAAGCCGACTTCGCCTTTCTGGCGAACCCACCCGACGAAGGCATCGCCTGGGTGAAGCCGGTAGAAGACCCCCGGCGGTTCGGTGTGGCCGTGCCCGACGAGCAGGGCTATGTGCAACGTATCATCGAAAAACCCGATACTACCGAGCACCACCTGGCCGTGGTCGGGTGTTACTACTTCCCCGAGGGCCGCGACCTGGCCGCCGCCGTGGAAGAGCAAATCAGCCAAGACATCAAGACCAAAGGCGAGTACTACCTGGCCGACGCCATCAACCTAATGCTGCAACGCGGGCTGCGGATGCGTACCCAATCCGTGAACATCTGGCTGGACGCCGGGACGCCTGAGGCCCTGTTGGAGACCAACCGCTATCTGCTGGCCAACGGGCGGGACAACACCTGGGAAACGCCGCGCCCCGGGGTGACCATCATCCCCCCGGTGTACATCCACCCCACGGCCCAGGTGGAGGAGGCCGTCATCGGCCCCCATGTATCCATCGGCGCCCAGGCCAGGGTGTTCCGGGCCGTGCTCCGCGACACCATTCTGGACGACCACGCCGAGGTCAGCCAATGCGTGCTCGATGGCAGCCTGGTGGGCCAATACGCCCGCATCCAGGGCCATCCCCAAAGGCTGAACATCGGCGATCATTCCCACATCGAGTTTTAGCCATGCGTCGCCCCAACCCATGGGATCGGCTCACCCAGCCCTGGCAGCCCATCGAGGTGCGCTGTCGCTCCGAGTACCGTTACGCTCAGGAGCCTCAAGCGCTGCGCTGGGAAAGTCAATGGGTGACCGTGCAGCGCATCGTGGCCCGCTGGCAGACTCCCGAAGGGCCGGCCTTTCGCCTGCTGACGGCGGATGGCCGGCTTTATGACATCCGCCATCGGGAAGATGCCGCCCAATGGGAGGGGCGACAACTTTAGGAAGCGCCCCCGCTTCCCTGTTCCCGGCATACCCCTAGGGCGTCCTGTCCCCACTTCCGGGAGCAGGATGTCGCCTGGGGTTCCTCAACCTTTCCTCATTCCAGGAGGCCATTCATGATCATCGGTGTCCCCAAGGAAATCAAAGACAACGAATACCGGGTCGCGGTGACGCCCGGCGGTGTGGAAATGTTGCGCCAGCACGGGCATCGGGTGCTGGTGCAGGCCAGTGCGGGCGAAGGGAGCGGCTTCTCCGACGAGGAATACGCCCGCTCCGGCGCCGAAATCCTACCCACGGCGGCCGAGGTGTGGAACAACGCAGAAATGATCATGAAGGTCAAGGAGCCTCGGCCCGAGGAGTACGGCTTTTTACGGGAGGGCCTGCTCCTGTTCACCTACCTCCATCTGGCCGCGGAGGAGGAGTTGACCCACGAACTGCTGCGGCGCAAGGTGGCCGCCGTGGCCTACGAAACGGTGGAGTTGACCGACGGGCGGCTGCCGCTGCTGACCCCGATGAGCGAAGTGGCCGGACGGATGGCCGTCCAGGTGGGAGCCCATTACCTCGAAAAGGCCCACGGCGGGCGCGGCAAGTTGTTGGGCGGCGTCCCCGGTGTGCGACCGGCCCAGGTCACCATCATCGGCGGCGGCGTGGTGGGCACCAACGCGGCCAAGATCGCCCTGGGCATGGGCGCCCATGTGGTCATCATTGACAAAAACATCGACCGCCTGCGCTACCTGGAAGACGTACTGCACGGCAACCTGACCACCTTAGCCTCGAACCCGCTCAACATTGCCAACGCGGTCCAGCGCGCCGACCTGCTCATCGGGGCTGTGCTCATCCACGGCGCCCGGGCGCCCAAACTGGTCACCCGCGAGATGGTGAGCACCATGAAGCCCGGTAGCGTGATCGTGGATGTGGCCATCGATCAGGGCGGCTGCGTGGAAACCAGCAAACCCACCACCCACAGCCACCCCACCTACGAAGTTGACGGCGTCACCCACTACGGCGTGACCAACATGCCCGGGGCGGTGCCGCGCACTTCCACCTACGCCCTCTCCAACGCCACCCTGCCTTATGCGCTGCTCCTGGCCAACCACGGGTTAGAAGAAGCCGTGAAGAACAACCGGGCGCTGGCCAAAGGGGTGAACACCTATCAGGGCGCCGTGACCTATCCCGCCGTGGCCGAAGCCTTTGGCCTGGAATACACCCCCCTGGAGAAGTTACTGGCATGAGTGTGGCCTTTTCTCCCAAAATTGCCCGGAGGGTGCATGCCATCAAACCCTCCGGGTTGCGCAAGTTTTTCGACATCATAGCGTCCCGGCCGGAGATCATCTCCTTAGGCATCGGGCAGCCCGACTTCGCCACCCCCGAGGTCATCCGTCAGGCCGGCATCGAGGCCATCGCCACCGGGGACATCGGCTACACAGCCAACCCCGGGCTGCTGGAACTGCGCGAGGCCATCGCCATCCACCTGGCGCGCCGTTATGGGGTGCACTACGACCCGCAACAGGAAATCGTGCTCACCGTGGGGGTGTCTGAGGGGCTTTTCCTGGCCCTGGCCGCTTTGCTGGACCCCGGCGACGAGGTCCTGCTGCCCACCCCCTGCTTCGTGGCCTACCCCGCCATGATCACCCTGGCCGGGGGCGTGCCGGTGGAGGTGCCCCTGCGGGCCGAGGATGACTTCCAGCCCAACATCGAGGCGCTGGCCCAACACCTCAGCCCGCGCACCAAGGCCATCCTCATCAATTACCCCCACAACCCCACCGGGGCCGCGGCGCGGCGCGAGGCCATGGAAGCCCTGAC
The window above is part of the Anaerolineae bacterium genome. Proteins encoded here:
- the frr gene encoding ribosome recycling factor; the encoded protein is MIKEVLQDAEHRMQGAVRVLEDELRGIRTGRANPALVERLEVEYYGVPTPLMQIATITVPEPRQLLIKPFDPSSLKAIEKAIRNSDLGLTPNNDGHSIRLILPPLTEERRRELVKVVHRRVEEARVAIRNVRRDAIKDLRELEGEKMISEDERKRAEQKVQDLTDKYIEEANQLSEIKEREILEE
- a CDS encoding NTP transferase domain-containing protein, producing the protein MTVVVPMAGLGTRLRPHTWSKPKPLVRVAGNTVLGHVLDMFQALPAEQLELVFIVGYLGEQVPAYLQKHYPHLKAHFVEQTERWGQSHALYLARDFLEGPVLMIFVDTIMEADFAFLANPPDEGIAWVKPVEDPRRFGVAVPDEQGYVQRIIEKPDTTEHHLAVVGCYYFPEGRDLAAAVEEQISQDIKTKGEYYLADAINLMLQRGLRMRTQSVNIWLDAGTPEALLETNRYLLANGRDNTWETPRPGVTIIPPVYIHPTAQVEEAVIGPHVSIGAQARVFRAVLRDTILDDHAEVSQCVLDGSLVGQYARIQGHPQRLNIGDHSHIEF
- the ald gene encoding alanine dehydrogenase, with product MIIGVPKEIKDNEYRVAVTPGGVEMLRQHGHRVLVQASAGEGSGFSDEEYARSGAEILPTAAEVWNNAEMIMKVKEPRPEEYGFLREGLLLFTYLHLAAEEELTHELLRRKVAAVAYETVELTDGRLPLLTPMSEVAGRMAVQVGAHYLEKAHGGRGKLLGGVPGVRPAQVTIIGGGVVGTNAAKIALGMGAHVVIIDKNIDRLRYLEDVLHGNLTTLASNPLNIANAVQRADLLIGAVLIHGARAPKLVTREMVSTMKPGSVIVDVAIDQGGCVETSKPTTHSHPTYEVDGVTHYGVTNMPGAVPRTSTYALSNATLPYALLLANHGLEEAVKNNRALAKGVNTYQGAVTYPAVAEAFGLEYTPLEKLLA